One window of the Camelina sativa cultivar DH55 chromosome 1, Cs, whole genome shotgun sequence genome contains the following:
- the LOC104707441 gene encoding putative ammonium transporter 1 member 5, which produces MSGALTCSAADLSPLLGPNATAAAEYICGQLGTVNNKFTDAAYAIDNTYLLFSAYLVFAMQLGFAMLCAGSVRAKNTMNIMLTNVLDAAAGGLFYYLFGYAFAFGESSNGFIGRHNFGLKDFPTLTSDYSFFLYQWAFAIAAAGITSGSIAERTKFVAYLIYSSFLTGFVYPVVSHWFWSPDGWASPFRSEDRLFVIPYHSGSNYGQWSGIGRTAVTTTLSGCTAALTTLFGKRLISGHWNVTDVCNGLLGGFAAITAGCSVVDPWAAIVCGFVASLVLIGCNKLAELLKYDDPLEAAQLHGGCGAWGLIFVGLFAKEKYVNEVYGASPGRHYGLLMGGGGKLLGAQLVQIIVIVGWVSATMGTLFFILKQLDLLRISEHDEMQGMDIARHGGFAYIYHDNDDDSIQFPRVTGSPVARAPNSPAV; this is translated from the exons ATGTCGGGAGCTTTAACTTGCTCTGCGGCTGATCTCTCTCCCCTACTCGGCCCCAATGCCACCGCGGCGGCTGAATATATTTGCGGCCAATTGGGTACCGTAAATAACAAGTTTACCGATGCAGCCTATGCTATAGACAACACTTACCTCCTCTTCTCAGCTTATCTCGTCTTTGCCATGCAGCTGGGCTTCGCTATGCTATGTGCTGGCTCTGTTAGAGCCAAGAACACGATGAACATCATGCTCACTAATGTCCTTGATGCTGCAGCCGGAGGACTCTTCTATTATCTATTTGGTTATGCTTTTGCCTTTGGGGAATCTTCCAATGGGTTCATTGGAAGACACAACTTTGGTCTTAAAGACTTTCCGACTCTCACCTCAGATTACTCCTTCTTCCTCTACCAATGGGCGTTTGCAATCGCAGCCGCTGGAATCACTAGCGGTTCCATCGCGGAGAGGACTAAGTTCGTGGCCTACTTGAtctattcttcttttttgaccGGGTTTGTTTACCCTGTCGTCTCTCACTGGTTCTGGTCTCCGGATGGATGGGCTAGTCCCTTCCGTTCAGAAGACCGTTTGTTTG TCATTCCTTACCATTCTGGTTCCAACTATGGCCAATGGAGCGGGATCGGCCGCACAGCGGTTACAACTACACTCTCCGGATGCACCGCGGCTCTAACCACACTCTTTGGAAAACGCCTCATATCAGGCCACTGGAACGTAACCGACGTTTGCAACGGGTTACTCGGTGGGTTTGCGGCCATAACCGCAGGTTGCTCCGTGGTAGATCCATGGGCAGCGATTGTATGTGGCTTCGTGGCTTCCCTCGTCCTTATTGGATGCAACAAGCTCGCAGAGCTTCTAAAGTACGATGATCCGCTAGAGGCTGCACAACTACATGGAGGGTGTGGTGCTTGGGGATTGATATTCGTAGGACTCTTTGCAAAGGAGAAATATGTAAATGAGGTATATGGAGCGAGTCCCGGAAGGCACTACGGGCTATTGATGGGCGGGGGAGGGAAGCTATTGGGAGCACAATTGGTTCAAATAATTGTGATTGTTGGATGGGTTAGTGCCACAATGGGAAcactcttcttcatcctcaaaCAACTCGATTTGCTCAGGATCTCGGAACATGATGAAATGCAAGGAATGGATATAGCACGTCATGGTGGTTTTGCTTATATTTACCATGATAATGATGACGATTCCATTCAGTTTCCTAGAGTGACTGGATCTCCTGTAGCCCGTGCGCCTAACTCTCCAGCCGTCTGA
- the LOC104789359 gene encoding ammonium transporter 1 member 3-like: MSGAITCSVADLSVLLGPNATAAADYICGQLGTVNNKFTDAAYAVDNTYLLFSAYLVFSMQLGFAMLCAGSVRAKNTMNIMLTNVLDAAAGGLFYYLFGYAFAFGGSSEGFIGRHNFALRDFPTLTADYSFFLYQWAFAIAAAGITSGSIAERTQFVAYLIYSSFLTGFVYPVVSHWFWSPDGWASPFRPADDRLFSTGAIDFAGSGVVHMVGGIAGLWGALIEGPRRGRFEKGGRAIALRGHSASLVVLGTFLLWFGWYGFNPGSFTKILIPYVSGSNYGQWSGIGRTAVTTTLSGCTAALTTLFGKRLLSGHWNVTDVCNGLLGGFAAITAGCSVVEPWAAIVCGFMASLVLIGCNKLAELVRFDDPLEAAQLHGGCGAWGLIFVGLFAKEKYLNEVYGATPGRPYGLLMGGGGKLLGAQLVQILVVIGWVSATMGTLFFILKKLNLLRISEKDEMQGMDMTRHGGFAYIYHDNDDESHRVDPGSPFPRSATPPRV, encoded by the coding sequence ATGTCGGGAGCTATAACCTGCTCTGTGGCGGATCTCTCCGTCCTACTTGGTCCCAACGCCACGGCGGCAGCAGACTATATCTGCGGCCAGTTGGGTACCGTTAACAACAAGTTTACCGATGCAGCCTACGCCGTAGACAACACCTACCTCCTCTTCTCGGCTTATCTTGTCTTCTCGATGCAGCTCGGCTTCGCTATGCTTTGTGCTGGCTCTGTTAGAGCCAAGAATACAATGAACATCATGCTCACTAATGTCCTTGACGCTGCAGCCGGAGGACTCTTTTACTATCTCTTTGGTTATGCCTTTGCCTTTGGTGGATCCTCCGAAGGATTCATTGGAAGACACAACTTCGCTCTTAGAGACTTCCCAACTCTCACAGCCGActactctttctttctctaccAATGGGCGTTCGCAATCGCCGCCGCTGGAATCACAAGTGGTTCGATCGCCGAGAGGACACAGTTTGTGGCTTACTTGATATATTCGTCTTTCTTAACTGGATTTGTTTATCCGGTTGTCTCTCACTGGTTCTGGTCCCCGGATGGATGGGCCAGTCCCTTCCGTCCAGCAGATGATCGTTTGTTTAGTACCGGAGCCATCGATTTTGCTGGCTCTGGCGTTGTTCACATGGTTGGTGGCATAGCAGGTCTGTGGGGTGCCCTTATCGAAGGTCCTCGTCGTGGTAGGTTCGAGAAAGGTGGACGTGCCATTGCTCTACGTGGCCACTCAGCCTCGCTCGTTGTCTTAGGAACCTTCCTCCTATGGTTCGGTTGGTATGGTTTTAACCCTGGTTCTTTCACCAAGATACTCATCCCATATGTATCCGGTTCCAACTACGGCCAATGGAGCGGAATCGGCCGCACAGCGGTTACAACCACACTCTCAGGATGCACAGCAGCTCTAACCACACTCTTTGGAAAACGTCTCCTATCAGGCCATTGGAACGTAACCGACGTTTGTAACGGTTTACTAGGTGGATTTGCGGCCATAACCGCAGGTTGCTCCGTGGTAGAACCATGGGCAGCGATCGTCTGCGGCTTCATGGCTTCCCTCGTCCTTATAGGATGCAACAAGCTCGCCGAGCTCGTACGATTTGATGATCCGCTCGAGGCGGCCCAACTACACGGAGGATGTGGCGCATGGGGTTTGATATTCGTAGGATTGTTTGCCAAAGAGAAGTATCTAAACGAGGTTTATGGCGCGACCCCAGGAAGGCCATATGGACTATTAATGGGCGGAGGTGGGAAGTTGTTGGGAGCACAATTAGTTCAGATACTTGTGGTCATAGGATGGGTTAGTGCCACCATGGGAACACTCTTCTTTATCCTCAAGAAGCTCAATCTGCTTAGGATCTCGGAGAAGGATGAGATGCAAGGAATGGATATGACACGGCACGGTGGGTTTGCTTATATCTAccatgataatgatgatgagtcTCATAGAGTGGACCCTGGATCTCCTTTCCCTCGTTCGGCTACTCCTCCTCGCGTCTAA